Part of the Bacillota bacterium genome, TCGACCCTCCGTTTGCCTGATGCACCTGCTCGAAGCGCGCATCCTGATACCGAGCCGCACGTGCCACCACGCTATCCGGCGGTACTGCCAGCAAAGCCTCCCGCTTGTCCTCCTCCTGCGCCCGGCGACGGCACAGTACCAGCAGAGTGTCTGCCGCAGCGGGACACTCCGCAAGCACCTCCCCGAAAACCAGACTGCTGTCGTATTCGCGCTCCAGAATGTCCCGCACCGACCAGCACCATCGTGCCCGCCACGCGTAGCCCTTGACTGCACCCTGCGGGTCAACCGCCACCCAGCACTCGTCATTGGGGTAGCTACCCGGCACCTTCAGCAGCTGCTGCCATACGCGCCCATCGGGCGAGCGCACTGCTGTGCCGGTTGCCTGCGCGGTTTGGTGCTCGTAAATCCTTTGTACGGTGGGCAGGTCTTGCGGGGTGAATTCGCGATAACTCCACCCCACCGGCAGGGGAATGTCCTTTTGCAGGTTCCAGAGAAAGACCAGATATTCCGGTCCCGCCGTGACGTAGCCAAAGCGATGGTAGAAATCAGGAATGCCGTACAGCATGGTGATGCAGGCGTCACCCTGTG contains:
- a CDS encoding GNAT family N-acetyltransferase codes for the protein MGQAAAEQIEIVSEERGAKRVVLSMNGEQASECWIIPFYIRVGAAVLRMDGIGGVATKPEHRMKGYARRVMQAAVEHMSQGDACITMLYGIPDFYHRFGYVTAGPEYLVFLWNLQKDIPLPVGWSYREFTPQDLPTVQRIYEHQTAQATGTAVRSPDGRVWQQLLKVPGSYPNDECWVAVDPQGAVKGYAWRARWCWSVRDILEREYDSSLVFGEVLAECPAAADTLLVLCRRRAQEEDKREALLAVPPDSVVARAARYQDARFEQVHQANGGSMVRVLDVQRLARSMEPEWSRLVQPANWTGRIWLTLRTELGAATLRIAPGEVRVTDEAGEPHAVIDLPQGTLARLVCGLAPAEDLCARLPTPQPDNVNQLLRVLFPMRFQHMYLPDRY